Proteins encoded within one genomic window of Companilactobacillus sp.:
- a CDS encoding LTA synthase family protein, with product MVKLKKFLSTRLGFMAMLIFFLWIKTVIAYYKDFSLGIADPIQHIILIINPIATSTILLGLALYIYRAKISYIVMGIVYFLESALLYGNILYYRQFTDFLSFNTITGAGKVSKGLGASAANMASPHDIIYWLDFIIILVLLLTHFIKIDKRPFRKLNAFAISMLGVMFFSFNLMLSECNRPQLLGRTFDRAYIVKYLGFNSYLGYDSIKTAQNSQVRSTAVGTDMDHVLQYTNSHYAQPNPVYFGKAKGKNIIIIHLESFQQFLIGMKVNGQEVTPFLNSLYNDKNTMSFDNFYHEVGQGKTSDAETMLESGLFGLPEGSFFTSLGTDNTFQAAPAILGQKEGYTSAVFHGNIGSFWSRNDVYKNMGYDYFFDESYFNQQTENSSMEYGLKDKLVLSESVKYLEQLQQPFYAKFITVTNHYPFQLPEEDLSNDGFTKPDTDNEAVNGYFQTAHYLDSSLQEFFQYLKDSGIYDNSMIVLYGDHYGISNSQNPALATLINPDEAATWNNFDNTQLQRVPFMIHMKGLKGGVNHTYGGEIDILPTILHLAGINTKQYIQVGTDLLSKNHSQIVAFRNKNFVTPNYTVLKNSDGGYNVYRNKTGEQVDLDKDPELKAKVDKWQQAVNEKLQISDTVNNKNLLRFYTPNGFKPVDPKDYDYKDQIQRLLDTRSALGLKSTSIYSKNDNQSTTGLYRTDAPELGGDRSSIDSWDYVKNNPKK from the coding sequence ATGGTTAAATTAAAAAAATTTTTAAGTACCCGTTTGGGTTTTATGGCGATGCTGATTTTTTTCTTGTGGATCAAAACTGTCATCGCCTATTATAAGGATTTTTCATTAGGAATTGCTGATCCGATCCAGCACATTATTTTGATCATTAATCCCATTGCCACATCAACGATCTTGCTTGGTTTAGCACTGTACATTTATCGGGCAAAAATATCTTATATCGTCATGGGTATCGTCTATTTTCTAGAATCTGCTCTATTATATGGAAACATCTTGTACTATCGCCAATTCACAGACTTTTTATCCTTCAACACCATTACAGGTGCTGGCAAAGTTTCGAAAGGATTAGGCGCTAGTGCGGCAAATATGGCTAGTCCTCACGATATCATTTACTGGCTCGACTTCATTATAATTCTAGTATTATTGTTAACTCATTTTATAAAGATCGATAAACGTCCATTCAGAAAATTAAATGCCTTTGCAATTTCAATGTTAGGCGTTATGTTCTTCTCATTCAACCTCATGTTGTCTGAATGCAATCGCCCACAATTATTAGGTCGGACCTTCGATCGTGCTTATATTGTTAAGTATTTAGGATTCAATTCATACTTAGGATATGACTCGATCAAAACTGCTCAAAATTCGCAGGTCAGATCTACGGCGGTTGGAACAGATATGGACCACGTTCTCCAATATACCAACAGTCACTATGCTCAACCTAACCCAGTTTATTTTGGCAAGGCTAAGGGTAAAAATATTATCATCATCCACCTTGAGAGTTTCCAACAATTTTTGATTGGGATGAAGGTCAATGGACAAGAAGTTACGCCATTTTTAAACAGTCTTTACAATGATAAAAATACGATGTCTTTTGATAATTTCTATCATGAAGTTGGACAAGGCAAAACTAGTGATGCCGAGACAATGCTTGAATCAGGATTGTTTGGACTCCCTGAAGGTTCCTTCTTTACTAGTTTAGGAACTGACAATACCTTCCAAGCCGCACCAGCTATCCTTGGGCAAAAAGAAGGATACACTAGTGCCGTCTTCCATGGAAATATTGGTAGTTTTTGGAGTCGTAACGACGTCTACAAAAATATGGGCTACGATTACTTCTTTGATGAATCATACTTTAATCAACAGACAGAAAACTCCAGTATGGAATATGGTTTAAAAGATAAATTAGTTCTCTCAGAAAGCGTCAAATATCTCGAACAGTTGCAACAACCGTTTTATGCAAAATTCATTACTGTAACTAATCATTATCCGTTCCAACTACCTGAAGAGGATTTGAGCAACGATGGTTTCACCAAGCCTGACACCGACAATGAGGCGGTCAACGGCTATTTCCAGACTGCACACTACTTAGATAGCTCGCTGCAAGAATTTTTCCAATATCTTAAAGACAGTGGCATTTACGATAATTCAATGATCGTTTTATACGGTGACCATTACGGAATTTCTAATTCTCAAAACCCAGCTCTGGCAACGTTGATCAATCCTGACGAAGCAGCAACTTGGAACAATTTTGACAATACGCAACTGCAACGGGTTCCTTTCATGATCCACATGAAAGGTCTCAAAGGTGGCGTAAATCATACCTATGGCGGTGAAATCGACATACTGCCAACTATCTTGCATCTAGCTGGGATCAATACTAAACAATACATTCAAGTCGGTACTGACCTGCTTTCGAAAAATCACAGTCAAATCGTTGCCTTTAGAAATAAGAACTTTGTCACGCCAAACTACACTGTCTTAAAAAATTCTGATGGTGGCTACAATGTCTACCGCAACAAGACTGGTGAACAAGTCGACTTAGACAAAGATCCTGAGCTAAAAGCAAAAGTCGACAAATGGCAACAAGCCGTCAATGAAAAACTCCAAATATCCGATACAGTTAACAACAAAAACTTGTTGAGATTTTACACACCAAATGGTTTTAAACCTGTTGATCCTAAGGATTACGACTATAAGGACCAAATTCAACGCTTGTT